The window GGATCCGATGGCGACCCATCCTTCCAACCGATGTCGAAGACGTGCTTTCCACCAGGAACCCCCGTTGGTCGCTCATCTCCGAGGACGAGCAAATCGCGGCGGGGGTCGAAGTGGCCGTGATGTGCCCTTCCGAACGCTTCCTCGCCGACTTGCGCGTTGTCGTACGGTTTCTGCTGTTCGTAGTCGAAGCGGCCGATCTCCTTCGGCGACCGTGGTTCACTCACATCATACATGATACATCCGATGAACTTCCCCGACTGAAACGCACTACAGAGCAACTCACGTTCCGGGTCTACCGTGATGTCGTGACACGCACCTTGTGGACCGTGTTGACCGAGTTTACGTGGGGACGACGGGTTAGAAACATCGTAGACATCGAACCCATTCGTCTTCAGGCCGTAGTTCACCGTATAGAGGACCGGTTTCGTCGGGTGTGGCGTTACGTTGTGTGACTTCCCCTCCGAGACGGAACCGACGACTTGGGGAGATTTTGCCGTTCCGTTGGAATAGCCATAATCGACGATTTCGAAGTTTCCCTCCCAAGTACGTTCTATCGCCCGATAGTATAGCCCGTTACGGTGGTCGAACTTGACGTCCAGATTCGGCGCGTCGTTCGAATTACCCATATAATGAGCTTGCTTCGGGGACGCAGGGTCGGAGAGGTCAACGAGATACGTACCGTGTATCCCCCACTTCGTTCCAACGACGGCATAGGTGCCATCCGTTCGAACGTCCACTTCGGAGTATCCACCGCTAGGGCTGGACTGCCCGGAGGGGAGCATGTGACCCGTCTTCTTCAGTGACAGTTTACTGGGGTCGACTGCTTTGTTTTGGGTCGTCGTTCCCCCCTCCTCCCCCGTATTCTTCGAACTGGAACAGCCGGCGAGAATCGTTCCGACAAGGACGCTGCTGGAACTCGCGAGGAGTTGGCGACGCGTCCGTGAACCGTACTTCTGAGTCATTGGTGGTCGCTCGAGTTGGCGACGCGTCCGTGAACCGTACTTCTGAGTCATTGGTGGTCGCTCGAGTTGGCTAAATGAACGATGAATCGACCCTTTGTTATGACCCGGCTGAACGGAACAATGCAAGTACAGATGCTTCCTACGTCGAACTCTCGAACTGAAACTGTGTGCAACCGATGGGATGGAGCTGACCAAAGATCGGAGTCTGTAAGATGTAAAATACCACACTGACTACGACAGTCCGTCGGTTTTCAGGCGGTGCGGACCTCGACCGCGTAGTACAACCCTCCGACCAGTACGATTCCAAAGATGTTGCCAACGACGCCGCCGAGAATCATGCCTACCGTCCACGGATAGACGTAATCGCTCCCGCGATTTTTTGCGTCCCGATAAACGTGATAAGCGGATGCGACGACGAGGACGAGTAAAAAAGCGATGACGGCTAATTCCATTCCTCCGGGAACGGGTCCAAACAAGGGGATCATATCATCATTTCGTCACATTTCGGTTTATTCGTTACTATTTAGAAGATAATGAAGATAATATGCGTGCGATGAGCACACGCCACGATGTTCGAATGATTGCAGTAAAAATGGGGTCGGAGGGATTTGAACCCCCGATCGACTGATATCTCCGGTGCGCCTCGGAACTCCAGAGGGTCGTCAACGCGAGCGATGATCAGTCACTCGCTCGGTATATCAGCTGGAGTTTCGTCCCGGGCGCGTAGCCTCTGGAGTCAGTCGCCATCCCTGGCTTGGCCACGACCCCGCGGGCTTTGATAGGTCGAAATCACCTAAAGGGGTTTCGATTTCTACTCCTCGCGCGCGCTCCAATCACAATCCTGGCATTTATATCCCGTGACGAACGCCGTCACGCTCGGCATGTAGCCCACTTGTAGAACGTCGCCACCACAATCGGGACATCCGCGGTCGGACTCCTCGATACTGTCGGCTTCCATTACCGACTCCCCCTCAATGATCTCGGCGAGCTTTTTCGGTGTGACCATTCGTCCCTGCACGACGCGGTTTTGACTCATGAGAGAAACAGGAACGGGGAGAGTGAAAAACGTTACAGGACGACGGGGGACTTGGTGATACGAACCCCTTACAGCCACGGACGGCGTTCGTCGCCGTCTTCCTCACCGGGGTAACCGTAGGCGGCTTCATCGACCGCGTTTTCATCCGAATCGGTACCGTCGCCGACCTCGGCATTCTTGCCGCCGTCGGTCACTGCAGGATTGTTTTCCGACGCCTTCGCTTCGTCCGTCGTTCCGTGCGGTTCGTCGTCGACATCGACGGTGGCGTCCATACCGTCGCCGGGGTCGAGTGCCAGTAGGCTCGTCACCGCGAGGACGGCTAGTGGCGCGCGTCCAGGGGCGAGGCCGAGAATCGACAGTGGCAGGACGCCCAGTGCGACCGCGCTCCCGAACCGGAAGCGGTCGATGTCCACGACGTCACGAAGCCATGGACCGAGTAGGGCAATCGAGAGGGCAAACCCGACACCGCTCCCAGCGGCCGCGGCGGCGTGAAGGACGCGCGTCGTGTTGATGGTCGTTATCAGCTCGAATCCGGCGGGTTGGAGGCTCGCGAGCATGCCGAAGCCGATGATGACACCGGGACTCGGGAGATATTCCCCGACTCGCGCACTGGCAGTCTTTGCAGCGATGGCCGCCATGACCAGCGCAGCGAAGCGCTCGAACACGTGCATGTTCAGCGCGCTCTCGATGGTTGGCGCGAACGCGGCCTCGACCGACGCGAGGGAGATGATTCCGACGCCGACAGCGAGGACGGTCATCGCCTGTTCA of the Haladaptatus caseinilyticus genome contains:
- a CDS encoding LVIVD repeat-containing protein; protein product: MTQKYGSRTRRQLLASSSSVLVGTILAGCSSSKNTGEEGGTTTQNKAVDPSKLSLKKTGHMLPSGQSSPSGGYSEVDVRTDGTYAVVGTKWGIHGTYLVDLSDPASPKQAHYMGNSNDAPNLDVKFDHRNGLYYRAIERTWEGNFEIVDYGYSNGTAKSPQVVGSVSEGKSHNVTPHPTKPVLYTVNYGLKTNGFDVYDVSNPSSPRKLGQHGPQGACHDITVDPERELLCSAFQSGKFIGCIMYDVSEPRSPKEIGRFDYEQQKPYDNAQVGEEAFGRAHHGHFDPRRDLLVLGDERPTGVPGGKHVFDIGWKDGSPSDPIPVGFTVSPNAKRMSEDYADRFDWTGHHFAIVPQGKQTFIVAADWHDGVVVYNITDPTNPHPIDQYSTDDRMKSLTLNDEVSRLGEPPMAWRAAYNPAHDVVVVTDTFTGLYTFELTQSQ
- a CDS encoding DUF5795 family protein, coding for MSQNRVVQGRMVTPKKLAEIIEGESVMEADSIEESDRGCPDCGGDVLQVGYMPSVTAFVTGYKCQDCDWSAREE
- a CDS encoding DUF5794 domain-containing protein, whose translation is MSSSQHPIAYRLERQVGGATKLLATVMGLPLVDGIFPAMVLAGAMEDPVGILQVGLLVFGGSATVAVILAEMDGTPREQAMTVLAVGVGIISLASVEAAFAPTIESALNMHVFERFAALVMAAIAAKTASARVGEYLPSPGVIIGFGMLASLQPAGFELITTINTTRVLHAAAAAGSGVGFALSIALLGPWLRDVVDIDRFRFGSAVALGVLPLSILGLAPGRAPLAVLAVTSLLALDPGDGMDATVDVDDEPHGTTDEAKASENNPAVTDGGKNAEVGDGTDSDENAVDEAAYGYPGEEDGDERRPWL